From the genome of Verrucomicrobiia bacterium, one region includes:
- a CDS encoding PEP-CTERM sorting domain-containing protein: MAFATTTVNAQTLWSQNFETDTTANWSVNTLGLGSDANFFFDYSSVGIPQAPHSGVSDGTYGLRLRANQFGFGTATFPAGVSVSPIGQSFTGDYILRFDMWLNFTGPAPSGGTGSTQISGAGIGTAGTSSQIAGGVVDSIFFGGSGEGGTATDYRAYAPAAQTSYTVASGVYAAGSQNNSDAYYAQFGGETAPAAQIALYPNQTGATAAGTLGWAWRDVEIANVGGIITWKVDGLLMATVDASAAGTLGGNNILFNQFDINASTTDLTGNDVLFGLFDNIVVTAVPEPTSLALVGLGALALFARRRK, encoded by the coding sequence ATGGCATTTGCTACCACCACCGTAAATGCACAAACCTTGTGGAGTCAAAATTTCGAAACCGACACCACGGCGAACTGGAGCGTGAACACGTTAGGCCTCGGCTCGGACGCCAACTTCTTCTTTGACTACAGCTCAGTCGGTATTCCCCAAGCCCCCCATTCGGGCGTGTCCGATGGCACGTATGGCCTGCGGTTGCGGGCGAACCAGTTTGGTTTTGGCACTGCGACTTTCCCTGCGGGCGTCAGTGTGTCACCGATTGGTCAAAGCTTTACGGGCGATTATATCCTGCGTTTTGACATGTGGCTAAACTTCACCGGTCCGGCTCCAAGCGGAGGCACGGGTTCGACGCAAATCTCGGGTGCCGGCATCGGCACCGCCGGCACCTCCTCACAAATCGCGGGCGGGGTGGTGGACAGCATCTTTTTTGGCGGTAGCGGCGAAGGCGGCACCGCAACCGATTATCGCGCTTACGCACCCGCGGCTCAAACCAGTTACACAGTCGCTTCTGGAGTTTATGCGGCCGGAAGCCAAAATAATAGCGACGCTTACTATGCCCAGTTCGGTGGTGAGACCGCTCCAGCCGCCCAAATAGCGCTATACCCAAATCAAACTGGGGCCACGGCGGCCGGAACATTAGGCTGGGCTTGGCGCGACGTGGAAATTGCGAATGTTGGCGGTATCATTACTTGGAAAGTGGATGGCTTGCTGATGGCGACGGTGGACGCATCCGCCGCCGGAACGCTTGGTGGCAATAACATTCTCTTCAATCAGTTCGATATCAACGCCTCCACAACCGACCTCACCGGTAACGATGTGTTGTTCGGCCTGTTTGACAACATTGTTGTCACCGCCGTGCCGGAGCCGACCAGCTTGGCGTTGGTTGGTCTTGGAGCGCTGGCGCTGTTTGCGCGCCGTCGCAAGTAA